The Apus apus isolate bApuApu2 chromosome 1, bApuApu2.pri.cur, whole genome shotgun sequence nucleotide sequence tcctgaaataATGTGCGTTAAAGAAGACAGCAACAAGAGACAAATGGAATGAAACTCCTTTTCTAGCTCAGGACATACCTGGCCATCACTCCATTTCAAATGCAGTCATATAACCTTAGTAGCTTGCTGCTTTCTGAGACTGATGACTTTTTATAGTGTTTCACAAAGTGGATAAATTGGAGATGCTCAGAAATCCCCAGTAGACAAAAGAATATCTCGAGTCCCATTTTGTTGAGAAGATGGAGTTATTGGCAGGCTGAGTGAGTACCCAGATGCCTATGTGGATGTTTTCTGGTGTGTGCAGGCCAGTCAATACTCTGCTGCTGCATAAGCAAACAATGGTGTGAGTGGCTGGGCTGTGATGTGGTTGCTGTGGTGGATTGAAGCTGTAATTCAGTGGCTGAGAGTCCTGGATTCAATTCTGTGCTCCACCACAGACTTCCCATCTGACTGGGACCCAACTCCTTTGTCTGGGGTGGTCTATGTTGCAAAACACAGCATTGGGCAGAGATCCTGGGGCTGGTATCAGCTGAAGTCTAGCTCTGGGACTTGGTGCAGCCCTCCCTGAAAGCTCTTCAGTTCTGCTGACTACATGAGCCTTTAGGCCTGTGTTGGTGACTCCCTCCACCTGCTCTGGACCCAGAAGACCTCACAGCATTTTAAGCTAAGGGAGGATTGTTATTACAGCACTGCAGTGTGCAGTAGTCTGATCTTCACAGAGGAGGTCTGAGTGTAAATAGGCTAGTAATTGCGAGGTGCAATCATAGTGAAGAAGGCCACCAATAGGTGTGAGAAAGATATAATTTTATCCCCACCCTGCACGGGAGTCTACAAGTATGTGATGGATAGCTTACGGAGCATCTGTTGCAGAGTCTCTGGCAGGGCTTCAGGCAGAGCCTAGTGctcctgtttctttctcacGTGGCTCAACACGAGACCTCCTTGTTGAAAGTGAAGGTAATTGTGACCTTCTGTGGGGCCCAGTCTCCATTCCCAGTAGCTCTGTGTTTGTTAAGGGAGCTTGCATTTTCCTGAGGAACGAACAATGTCTGACTGTAGATGTGTTCTGAACTCGTATCTGTGCCTTATCTGCCTCTGAAAAGGCAAACATCAGCTGTTTAGTTGCCTGCATGCTTTTAAGATACCACAACCTTGAAAGTACAGTGTCtgagctttttgcttttgaattgaTGACCTCAGTGCtaacaaactgttttttttcaaatgtgaagTCAGTCCTgcctttttctctcattttcccACTTTGTTCTCCCTGGCCCATGCCCAACTCAACcaatttttttcagtcctgGAGTTTCAGCTGTATTTAATCAGGTCTGGATCAAAATGGAGACTGAAAGAGTCAAGAGGTGAAATGGGGAGAAGTGCTTGGCCACCAGAGGCTGGTGGCATAGGATGTGGGAATGCCATATGGAGAGAGTAGTGCCTTCCCCATTCAGTTCCAACTGCAGAAGACACTGTGAGGAAAGACTATCAAAGGTGTCAACTCTCAGAGGAAACATTTTGAATCAAAACACCACTCTTTAGAACAAAGGGagaatttttttacttcctgtCCTTTGTGGCTTCAGTGCAGCTACTCCTGGTGGACACACAATTGAGGCAGATTCAGGCTCGTGTCTCAGCAAAGCGGAATTACTACAAAAGTGTTGTGCTGAATGCTTAAATAATCGACTCGTAACCATGAGCATTTGCAGGAGTGTGCACTGTGTTACACATCATATGCTGCTTCTTGCTGGTGGGACAGTACCCTGTAATCATACTCCACAGATGGGCTTGCATAATGTTTGCTGAGTCTAAAACTTTTTCTGTATGTAAAAAATCACTAAAATCCCATTTTCAGCATCATACACTAGATGTAGCCTGTCTGTGAATGGCTGCATTCTTCCCTTTTTATAATGTTGCAAAACTGATTCTGACCAAAGCACAAAATTTACAGCAATTTAGGAGACGTGTGAAGACTGTGTCTGATGAAGCCCCCACCCAAATCAGCATTTTGAGATGAGGACACCCCAGCTGGGCAGTGCAGTCTCTTCAGGTCAGGCCAGGCTTGTGTAACTTGGGTTTCACTGAGAAACATGTAGCGATATGAATTGTGCACTGAGACCCAGATTCTGCTGTGATGTGGGGTTTTTGCTGTGTCTATCTGGCAGGAGACTGCAAATCTTAGTGGTTGCTGAAATTCTAGAGGAACCATTAGAAGTTAAAATGCCACTTTTTTGGAGGTGAACTGCAACCAACTCATTAGTTGACAGCTGCTCTGACATTTTATCAACAGGAGAAGGGAGCTGCACAACTCAGGATCAGCACAGTAAATACTGAATGACAAATGAGTTGGCCACACCACTGCTTTGCTGTACTTCGATCTTGGTAACAGAGATCTCCAGTTGTGTCTCTCTGTGGGGCCATTTCCAGGGTGGTCTCTGCAGGATGAGGATTTTGCAGCTAGGGAAGAGGACACCCTAGCTGGAGAAACAAGGGCATCTGTGAAGAagctggctgagcagcacaggagatgCAGGGACATTTACTTGACTCCCTGTTTCTGAAGAAAGGTCAGCAGCTACTGTGGTGGTGTGGTGGTGATTTATtcagcccagctgctggtgaAGGTTTGGACTAAACTGTAGggcttcctcctgctttttgaCAGTGACTCTGTTGTTACACATACAGGAAATACCTCGAGGGGTTCAGGCATCAAAATGTGCTTTCTTTGAAATCCAGCAACTGAAACAATGTCAGTGCTGGTGGAGCAGCAAGCGGAGTCTGGAGGGCAGTGTTGTGGCTGTGTGCTGCAGCCTTCAGCATCCCCTCAGGCACTCCTCAGCACCGGGGTTCAGCTCTGAAACATATATTGACCACTCAAAGGATCCAGTCAGTGGCTGGTTCGCTTCTATGTTAAGGGCTGTATAGAGAATTCCATTTATCGGTAAATCAGAGAATTGGTAAAATATATTAGATACTAGGATTCATCAGGCATTTGGGCTCTGAACGGAGCAGGTGGGCTTCAAACCCACAAGACAGCTCTTCTAGGTGTGCTGTCTGCTACATCTCAGACATCAGTGAGGTGGTGTGATGTGCGTGTGTCAAGCTTTTGAAAGCAGCCAGCATTGTGTTTTCAgttgagcagctgctggggtgtGCTGCCTGTGGTGGAAGTGCAGCCTCCACTCTGCGCAAGCGTGGCACCTGCCTGGGGCCTGTCAAATCCCTGTCCTTCATCAGCACAGACGTTGTTCCTGTCACTCAGCTCCAGAAAGGCCAGTGTAGGTCATTCCTGAACCGTGTGGCACCAATATTGCTGCCAGGCTCTGTGCAGCAGATGAGCTTTTGAGAGAGCTGCAGGGTGGATGTGCCGAGTAGAAAGAGATTGgctaattcttttttaatttccattttttcaagATGCTTCTGCCCAGGTCTGTGCCTTTGGAAGTGTGACGCTTGTcggtgctgggagcagcctgctGTGGGACAGCCAGTGTAACCACGCAACCAAGATGGTGGCATTTAACTGGAAGGTGAGAGTGTTTCACATTCATAAGGCAGCAAATTTCTGCTCTTTGAAGCAGAACTTCAAGCTCTTTCAAGCGTGTAAGGTGTCGTTGCGTGGGTCCTGTGTTTAAAGATGGTTTCCTTGCCTAGGTGAACCACTACACTCTCTGCACCTCAGGGACAGAGGACTCGTTGTTGTCTTTTCTTGCCATACATGCATGCACTTGGTGGGCAGTCATTGCTGTTGGGACGTCACACTTTAGACCTGGGCACAGGTCTGCTCACCTCTGCTTCTTCTGGCTTTCTTCTTTCAAGGCTTTTCTCTGTCTGCTCTTTCCTCAGCTCCTTTTGCTACTGGAGGGTGTTTTCTCCACTATGTCTTCTAGTGTATGGGGGCCATAAACATTCTGCAGGACACGTGTGTAGGGCACAAAAATGTTTGAGCAAGCACCTCATGCATTAACAGTTTTAACATGTTAACTTATCTAGAAAGCAATTATAACCCCAAGCCTTTGCTTTACTTTTCTGGTGTTGCAGAGCTGTGGTTTAAAGAGATTGCCACTTATAGTATGTGGGGAGATTGACAGGGGATGATGGTTTTTGGCAAAATTAAAGGGAAGTGGCCTGATGTCAAAGGTAATGTGCAGCTTGCAGAGGTCAGCATTATAAAAACCCTTACTAGAGCCTTTTTCTATATTCAGTAGTTTGACAATGGCCAAACAGCTTTATGGGATGCTAAGGGTACAGGGGGTACTTGGAGGCTTGCTAAGGGGGAGCTGGCACTGTGAACCTACAGTGCACCAGTGGACTGATCCTGCTGCCCAGAAGGCTCTTTGAAACAGTGCTATCGTGTACCTTCAGTATTCTTCTGCAATTCACATTTTTCACTGAGTGCCTCTGCTACTCTTGTAGTTGTATTCTGAGTTCACAGTACTGAGTTCACCcatttgcagtttattttctaCTCTGTGTACACTTACAGTAGGATGCTTTTATAACATCGAAATATGTTGTGCAGTTTCAGTGGTTCCAGGCATTAAAAACTCCTGAAACGGAATCTTTGgaagctgtggggtttttttacttttcttccagtttaaaggcCTTTATCTATACCTTCTAGATGTAGGCAAGTTAATTGCAGAACTACCATGGATTAAAATTTCTAGTAGCACAAAAGTGTCTTTAGGGATCACATCTATAAGCTGATATGCATAGATTCATCTCTTATTTGAGAATTCCTCAGAAACTGTTCCACTTTTATAATTAAGCTAAGATACTCAattcttcccctttttcagcTCTAGATTGTGCCAATATTCCATTTGCTGTAAAGCAAGCAAAAGACCTATTAAAATGGGCTTTGTGTTCAAACTTCAGTGAACTTGGTTTTGTCCTTTCCCATGGATGCTGATCTGCCTAGTTTAAAGTTTCCTACAGATAGAAAAACATGAACAGAGGAGCATTAGTATTGCTTTGAATAATGCTGTTGCTGTAGGAAGCTgtacattcatttttaattgtCCAAGTGTTCCAGTAACTGCTTAAATACATTGTTTTTGCATTTCAGGCTTTGGAGAATTTCCCATTGCTGATGTACATTTTGGCAGCTAAGACATTGATTCTTTGCTTAGCATTTGCTGGAGTGAAAATGTACCAGAgcaaaaaaattgaagaaaaactgaagagggAACGTgaagagaaatttaaaacagaagtagaAAAGAAGGATGATTGAAGAGTCTCTCAGGTATAGAATTCATGTGACATCCCATTGTTCAGTAATGGCACTGACATATTAATTCCATTATGTTTTGGCTTGGATACATTGGGATTGTGCAATTAGAACTATCACCATTATCTGAGTTCTTGTAATATTTGTCTCCTGCCATGCTTCAGCATATTTGCACACCCATATCATGCCCATTCTTTGTAAGAGCTGCAGTTGTCACCAGAAAACTTGCCAGCCATGTTTCATTATTTAGGAGATCTTAGCATAGTATTCCTACTCTGCACTTAATCTCCCTGAAATTTTACGCCCAGCCAATTGCACAGGAAATCCTGATATATAAAGAGATAGTTATATTGGCAAAAAATGCACAAGGGGCACAACAGACAGTATGATGCAGTCAGACCCCTTGGACTTAAATCACAAAGTTCAGATAGAAAAGAATCAGTCATTCCATGTTAGTTAAATACATGACAAGTTCTAGATAGTTTAGCTGTAAGTGCTAAATCTCATGCCATGGAGCTTCCCAAGGTAGCAGAAATTATTCAGATCATGCTGTGTAACATCCACTGTATATTCTTCACTGGGACAAATGGGCATCTTTCTGCataaaagagcaaaatgaaCAATAcaaaatttcttaaaattttgGGTTTTCATTCCCTGTGTGCTGAATTCCTTCCCACTGTTCTCAAAGTTTAAGCAATCATTGCCTTATTGGATCAAGGCCATAAACAAAGTGAGTGCTGACTAATGCTAATTATATTCCCTGACTTGTTTGGTATGTGATTTTTGTATCAGTTCATTTCACATCTATCTGTTCTGCATCAAAATGGGAATGCTATTCCTGCCTGCTCTTTGTAAGGTTAGTGGGAGTTTGATGTAATGTTACTCTTTAATAAACTTACTTTCCCCTTTTGAGGTCATCACCTCACATATAGAGAGAGCTTTGGTTTTTAGAAATGTTAACTAATTTTGATTTCAAACCTTatcactgttttatttcatgGAACAGTGTTTGGAAATTCTGACTAGAAAATGGGGTTCTGGAAGTAAACATGGGGATGAAGTGGTTCATTCATgtaggaaaaacaacaaaaacaaaggtgTTTTGGAGCCTTCTGTTTAGATCAGATTAAAGACCTGTCTCTAGGCAGACTTGTTCCAATTTAAACTCTTATTTTGAATCGGTTTAGCTGGCCACTGGAAAATGCTGTGAGAACTCTTTCCACGTTCGCAGAATAAGTCAGAGTAAATTATATGGAGTTTTGTTGCTAAACAAGTGAGAGAAGTGCTGCCCTGCAAGGGAGCAAGCCTGCTACTTGTAATGAGCAGACCCATTCCACGCTGTGTGGGCACTGTTGGGTCCCAAGGAGTTCTGCCTTGCCAGAGTCCTTAGCCCAAGGGATTGCTGTGCTAGGGTAATGAGATTTTCCCACAAGGCCTCTGCGTCCAGCATGTGATGTTGACCTTGTTGAATGATTGAATGATGTGGAATGATTTGCATTAAAAGCATTTctcattttgcagaaaatatcCTAGTTTCCAGTCACCCAGAGGCCCCAGTCCTTCCTAAATTCTACCATCCTTCAGACTGTCTTCCTGTAATGGGATTGCGAGACAGGGTGATTATCCTACCCTGAAAATGGTTCTCCTGTGTCAGCACCGCAGTGATTAGCTCCGATTGCAGTGTGCCACATGGGCAGGCAGATTTAGCCCATGCTGCCAGCATATAATGCCTGCTGTTCTCACTGCTGTTTCCCCACCCTGCAGATTTTCTGACACTTGGCAGCTTGCATTGGATTCCTTCCTGGGAGAGTGAAGCCTTCCTGTAGATGAAGAACAAGTCAAAGGAATAAAACTCAAGAGTAACATCCGCTTAAACTGTATCTCAGCTTTTTATACATACAGCAAAATATCAAAGCCTCTATTTATGCAATAAAAAatcctttgtaaaaaaaaaccaaaacacaacgTAATGGCCTTGGTTGCTGCTTACTCAAATGCTACAGTTAGAGCTGCAGTGGAGGCAGTTTTTAAAGATTAGCTGCTAGGAGGTGGctgtttttaaagagaaaaacgCTCTGAATCCTTCATGAGTACGTACAGGGTACATGGACAGACAGAAGCGAATGTGGGAGAGCTCTGTGCCACATCTTCCGagcagctgcttcctgcagggGTGTAAATCTGAGACTTGTGGGCTAATGAATCCAGATGAACAAACATAGGAGAGGAGCTTTTCCTAGCAGGTCTTTCTCAAGCCACTTTCCATACCCAGGACTTCCTTAGAGTAATGGAAATTGCTGTGTCAGTATGAAAACCTTTGAGGAAGTTTCATGCTAGAGGGTTTCTTATATTATTTTGCTCTGTACAGTATCTGAGGGCTGTGTATGGTTCTGTTGTTTACTACTCAGCCTGTGAAGCAGGGAGGGGGTGTTTAATTACCATTACTAGCTGTTCCTGCATGTGCAGTAACACCAAATCTTGGAGGATAAGCTAACTCAGTCACAATAGGTTAATCAAAggagcagtattttttttttttcacagaaacaaaggCTTAGGCACGTGTAGTGGTGCCAACAGGTATATTTGCCTTCACATTTCCATTATAAAGCACTTCCTAGATCTGTGTATCTTTTCTAAGTTAAGGTGAAGATGAAACCTGACAGtggagagagggggaggaggggaggaggagggctcTGGGGTGGAAAAGCTTAGGGAGCCCAGCAGGATGTGGGAGACTTCAGGGATGGCTCgctcctgccctctccctgcGGCTGCGGGCTGACGTGCCTGTGCTGTGGTCACACCAGCACTGGGTGCTGCAGTGTCCCACTTTCAGGCCTTACCTGACCGAGTTTGTGTGCAGCTGATATGGCTGATGCTCAGAGAGCTCTCGCTGTGGTGGAGTTaccagtgatttttaaaatctcactGTTCATGCTGTCACCTTGGTGACTGGGGAATATGTCTTGCAGAAACCCATTCCTGGGATAGAGCGATGTCCTGACTATGAGAACATCAGGACTGCCAGCCTCAGGAATTCGTGGAGCCACTGTAAACAAGCAGTTTCCCTCTCAGCAGTCATTTGTCTGTGCAAAGGTGAAATCGAATGGTAATGTAATTAAATGAAGCTGTGGTGTTCAGTGAGAACAGACGCTGCTAACCACCTCCATTAAACAGCTATTGAGGCAACACACCAAGGTACTTAGCTAAGCCACACACCCAAACCTTAAAAGGAAATTGTCAGGCCTGAGAAGTGTCCACCATCTTCAAAGGTAATCAGTTTCTTGCCTCCATGTGGTCACCGGTTGCCTTTGAGGATTGTCCCCGATCTAGAGTTTTTTAGACTCTTGACCAATTATAGTTTTTTCTAAACCAATAGTAATAATGAggggcttgtttgtttgtttgttttaaaacttggCAGAGATTCTCCAACACAATTGCTCTGTAAGCGGAATAAAAAGTACACAATCTCCCTTTAAAGCAAGTAATTTAGCATCAAAGCAATAGGGCATCAGCTGGGCCCCATTTAGCACCCAAAGCAATCAAGACTGTTGTTAAAATCTGGGAGCCCTACTTTGCCAAACATGTGCAAGAAGGGAATTAACACAAGGAGCCTCTTTTTTGTCCCTGGCTTCAACAAGGGAGAAAGCAGCTGTGAGGAGTGTCCTCAGAAGTTCACCTCAATACCACATGTGCCTCCACAGCCAAATCAGAAAGCCTCTTTGTACATGTAAGACTTTGAATCTGGTCCAACCTGgctgtttttctccttaacTTTGGAGTACCCCTACAGCATAGTAGTACCCCTAGTGCTTCTGGTGAGTGTAGCAGCAGGTTGATAACCTACAGTTTCCAAAATAAGAAGAGATCTTATCCATATTCCCAAACTTGAACCAGTATCTGTTCTCTGACATACCAAGGTAGAGTTTTGATCTGTGCTATCACTGAGTTAGTTACAGCAGTTTTTTCTACCCTTGGGCACCCTATTTGCTGAAGTTGCAGCCTCCAACAAGAAAATATGCTGACACTGGGGGGAGACAGCAGCTCAgaattgtttccttttcttgtttagAAACCAGATGGGGATGTCGAAGTGTAGTTTCGTACTGAGAGAAGTATTATGCGATTAGTCCTGGCAAGTTTGAAAGAGGGATAGGGAATTCAATTCAATTGTGTTTCTGCAAGTGAGAGGAGGCAGAAAGGATGGAGAGCCTTGAAATGCTGAGTGTGTAAAGGTGTGCAGCTTGTTAGACAGCAGGGCATCTACACTGGATCCTTTTTGTAGATGTTCCCATCTCAGAAAGCGAGCCAAGTCACACTCTTCTGGTGGCTACAGAACTACAGAGTCTCTCCTTCTCCCCTGTTCTGTGAAATTACTCTTCAGCATTCATGTTGTAGAGATGGGCAGCTTAACCTTACAGAGTACCTCACTGGCACAGGTCTTGCATTATTGGATGTTGTTTTTTGTCACCAGGGCCAAGTGTTGAagactaagaaaataaaaggattaCTGGCTTTTAAACTTCTAGTGTGTACAACCTTAAGCTTGCTTTTACTAACACAAAGGCCATGTGTTCTTAAACAAATGCTGAAATCTTTTATAGTAATAAAGAAAGGAATTGTTGGgattttaaggggaaaaaaaccaactcttCCAGATTGTTAAATTACTGAAGTGGCTGCTGGAATAGGCCTTTTCTAACCTAAAGAAGCTTAGTGGCTGTCAGGTATCTGTGGTCCTTAAAGTGAAAAATTAGTGAAACAGCATTCAATGGGactgttttcatagaatcatagaaccatataacggtttgagttggaagggaccttaaagataatctagacctcccactagatcaggttgctcaagaccccatccagcctggccttgaacacttctagggagggggcatccacagcttccctgggcaacctgtgccagtgtcccaCCAACTTTCTCATAATCCATTTTAGACTTCAGCTGAAATGACCTCAGCTTGATTTTAGTACCACTGAATGCTTTTAGTCTGAAGGCCACAAGACTTTTACCAGAGATGGAGCAGCACTGGTGATGGAGGAAGGCAGAGCTTCCTGAGCAGTGCCCCAGGGCAGGAGCGATTGCTCTTGAGTGATTGTGCTGCAAGTCAGgtagataaatatttttcagctcttcGAAGAGCCTCCATACAAACAACTATTTCTAACATTCccttcctctgttttcctcttggTGATTATCAGTTCCAGGTCTTTTGTCTTGCTCTTCTCAGTAAACACACTGCAAATATTCTGTCTGGGGCAGAGTCCTTCATGGTTCTCCTTGATCCCAGCTCTAACCTGGGACACTCAGCATCTCTGCCTACCTGCTGACTGTCAA carries:
- the SMIM11 gene encoding small integral membrane protein 11, yielding MVAFNWKALENFPLLMYILAAKTLILCLAFAGVKMYQSKKIEEKLKREREEKFKTEVEKKDD